Below is a genomic region from Microbacterium esteraromaticum.
TCATCGCGACGCCCCAGCTGTCATGGGTGACATGGGCGATCTGCATCCCGTACGCGGTCTACTTCGTGCTGCGTCAGCGCTTCGGTCTCGACGAGCCGATGTCGTTCGGCCTCGAGCTGACGGCCATGGTGCCGGTGGCCCTCTGGCTCCTGGTCTCGGCCGGATCGGGGCCGCAGTCCGCCCTCGAGACGACGGGCCTGCTCGCCGTCGGCGTGATCGGCGGCATCGCGATGGTGCTCTACCTCGCCGCCTCAGACCTGCTCTCGATGCCCGTCTTCGGGCTGCTCAGCTACGTCGAGCCCGTCCTGCTGGTCGTCGTCGCGGTGCTGCTCGGCGAACGGATGCAGGGTGCCGACCTGCTCGTCTACGGAATCCTCGCCGTCGCGCTCGCCCTGCTGGCGTTCGAGGGATTCCGCGCCGGACGCCGATCGCGCTGAGTCAGATTCCGACGGGTCCGCGCGGTGCGGGCAGCGCCCACCCTCGACGGCTCCGGCTCAGTGTCGGTGGCCGGTGAGTAGACTTCTCCGGTGACTGTTCCGGGGATCCTGCGCGCCTTGGAAGAGGCGAACCTCTATCGCGACGCCCTCACCTGGGCGCAGACCGATGCCGAGATCTCGGCCGTCGACGGGCTCGACGCCCCGATCATCGCGGGGCTGCTGCGCAAGCGCGCGTCGGGGGGCAGGCCGGCATCCGCTCTCGTCGTGGCCCCCACCGGTCGTCGCGCCGAATCCGTCGCGGCGGCGCTCGCCGCCTACCTCGCCGATGCCGAGATCCTCACCTTCCCGGCCTGGGAGACGCTGCCGCACGAGCGGCTCAGCCCCAGCCCCGACACGGTAGGCAGGCGACTCGAGACGCTGCGGCGCATCGTGACGTGGACCGGTGAGAAGCCGCTCGTCGTCGTCGCCTCGGTGCGAGCGGCCCTGCAGCCCATCGCCGCGAACCTCGGTGACGCCGCACCTCTCGAGCTGCGCGTCGGCGGACGAGGCGTCGAACTCGAAGACGCCGTCGAGCAGCTCGTCGAGCGCGCCTACTCGCGTGTCGACATGGTCTCGCGCCGTGGCGAGTTCGCGGTGCGCGGCGGCATCCTCGACGTCTTCCCTCCCACCGCCGACCACCCGCTGCGCGTGGAGTTCTTCGGCGACGAGGTCGATCAGATCCGCGCCTTCTCGGTCGCCGACCAGCGCTCGCTGCCGGGAGATGTCGAATCGGTCTCCCTCGCGGCGAGCCGCGAGCTGCTGCTCACCGCCGAGGTGCGCGAGCGCGCGGGCGAGCTGATCGCTCGGTTCCCGGCGATGTCCGCGATGCTCGAGAAGATGTCGCAGGGCATCCCCGTCGAGGGCATGGAGTCGCTGCTTCCGGTCGTCGCCGGCCCCCTCGTGACGCTCGCCGAGTACCTTCCCGAGGGCTCCGCCGCAGCAGTCGTCGATCCCGAGCGCGCCAGCGCCCGTGCGCAGAATCTGGGCGAGACGAACCGCGAGTTCCTCGACGCGGCGTGGAGCGCGGCGACGTCGGGCGCCTCTGCGCCGATCGACCTGGGCGCAGGCGACTTCATCAGCCTCGCTCGCATGCGCGAGATCATGCACGAGCGCGACGGCGTGTGGTGGAGGGTCACGCCGTTCGCGACCGACGACGACGCCGCTGAGCACCTCGACTCCTCGGCCATCCCGTCGTTCCACGGCAACGTCGACGGCGCGATCGCCTTCGTCGAGGCGCGCCTCGGCGAAGGCTGGCGGGTCGTCATCATCTCGTCGGGGCAGGGCCTCGTCGAGCGCGCCCGCGACGTGCTGAGCGACCGCGGCCTGGCCGCGCGCATCGTCGATCACGTCGTCGACGAGCCCGAGGGCGGGGTGGCGACGCTGGTCGCCGGGTCCGTCGAGTCGGGTTTCCAGGTTCCGGATGCCAGGATCGCCGTCCTCACCGACAACGAGTTCTACGGCCGCACGATCGGCGGCGACCAGCGCATGGTCAAGAAGCTGGCGTCGCGTCGCCGCAACGTCGTCGACCCGCTGCAGCTGAAGCAGGGCGACTTCGTCGTGCATTCGACGCACGGCATCGGCCGTTTCGTCGAGATGACCAAGCGCGAGGTGTCGTCGGGCGGGCGGAACGCCGTCAAGACGACGCGCGAGTACCTCGTGCTCGAGTACGCGCCATCGAAGCGCGGCTACCCCGGCGACAAGCTCTTCGTGCCCACCGACCAGCTCGACATGCTCTCGAAGTACGTCGGCGGCGAGGCGCCGACGCTGTCGAAGATGGGCGGCAGCGACTGGGCTGCGGCCAAGGGCAAGGCGCGCCGGGCGGTGCGCGACATCGCCGTCGAGCTCGTGAAGCTCTACTCGGCGCGGATGAACTCCAAGGGTCACGCGTTCGGCCCGGACACGCCGTGGCAGCGCGAGCTGGAGGAGGCGTTCCCGTTCGCCGAGACGCACGACCAGCTGCAGACCATCGAAGAGATCAAAGCCGACATGGAGCGGCCCATCCCGATGGACCGCCTGCTCTCCGGAGATGTCGGCTTCGGCAAGACCGAGGTCGCCGTGCGTGCCGCGTTCAAGGCGATCCAGGAGGGCAAGCAGGTCGCGATGCTGGTTCCGACCACCCTGCTCGTCAAGCAGCACCTCGAGACCTTCACCGAGCGGTTCGCCGGCTTCCCGGTGAAGGTGCGTCCGCTCTCGCGATTCCAGACCGACAAAGAGGCGCGGCTCACGCTGCAGGGTCTCGTCGACGGATCGGTCGACATGGTCATCGGCACGCACCGCATCCTCACCGATCAGGTGATCTTCAAAGACCTCGGCCTGATGATCATCGACGAGGAGCAGCGCTTCGGAGTCGAGCACAAGGATGCGCTGAAGAAGATGAAGACGAACGTCGACATCCTCGCGATGAGCGCCACGCCCATCCCGCGCACGCTCGAGATGGCGGTCACAGGCATCCGCGAGATGTCGACACTGCAGACACCGCCGGAGGACAGGCATCCGATCCTCTCCTTCGTCGGCCCGCGAAGCGACAAGCAGATCGCGGCGGCGATCCGCCGCGAGATCCTGCGCGAGGGACAGGTCTTCTTCGTCCACAACCGCGTGCAGTCGATCCAGCGGGTCGCCTCCGAGCTCGCGGAGCTGGTGCCAGAGGCCCGGATCGCGGTCGCGCACGGCAAGATGGGCGAGCACCAGCTCGAGCAGGTCGTCGACGACTTCTGGGAGCGCAAGTACGACGTGCTCGTCTCGACGACCATCATCGAGACCGGCCTCGACATCTCGAACGCGAACACGATCATCATCGACCGGGCCGACAAGTACGGTCTCTCGCAGCTGCATCAGCTGCGCGGACGCGTGGGTCGAGGGCGCGAGCGGGCGTACGCGTACTTCCTCTACGACGATATGAAGCCGCTCAGCGAGACGGCCGCCGACCGGCTGCAGACCATCGCGGTCAACAACGACCTCGGCTCGGGCATGCAGGTGGCGCTGAAGGACCTCGAGTTGCGCGGGGCGGGCAACCTGCTCGGTGCCGAGCAGGCCGGCCACATCGCGGGGGTCGGGTTCGACCTCTACCTGCGCATGATCGGCGAGGCGGTGGCCACGTTCCGCGGCGAAGACACCAGCTCCGAGATCGAGCTGCGCCTCGAGCTTCCGGTGGATGCCCGCATCCCCGAGCACTACATCGACAGTGAGCGGCTGCGCCTGGAGGCGTACCAGAAGCTCTCGTCGGCGGCCACGGCATCCGCCGCGGATGACGCCATCGATCTCGTCGTCGAAGAGCTCGTCGACCGCTACGGCGTGTTCCCCGACGAGGTGACCACGCTGGTGAAGGTCGCGCGGCTGCGCCGCAGGGCGGCGCGGGCAGGGCTCTCGGACGTCGTCGCGATGGGCTCGAACCTGCGTGTCGCGCCGGCGCGCTTCGAGGACTCGATGAAGGTGCGCCTGCAGCGCCTGTATCCGAAGGCGAAGCTGGTCGGCGGGGGTGAGGCGCTGGTCGTGCCGATGCCTGTCGACTCAGACCTGATCGAATGGGTCGGGCAGCTGTTCACCGCGATGTTCCCTGAGCCGGTGAAGGCGCAGCCCGCGGGCGTCTGAGCGGGCTGCCGGCACGGCGCGCCACGACTTCTACGCGCGGTAGAATTATGGTGTGAGTGCTGACGATCCGGACGACCCATGGGTGCGGGAGGCGTCGCGTCCGAAGACGCCGACGCGCCGACCCGACCTCTCGTCGGTGCCACGACCGGCGCTCTACGGGCTCGGCATGCTCGCAGCCCTGCGGGCGCTCGGGCTCGTGCTCATCGCCGAGGCCGTTGCGCGCGGCGTCGCCGGCCTCGCAGCATCCGGACTCACTCCCGATGCGACCCGCACGATCCTCATCGTGGGCGTGGCAGGCGCACTGCTGCGCGCTGGAGCGGAGTGGGCCACGTCAGTGGCGTCGCGCCGCATCGCGACGTCGGTCAAGAGCGACCTGCGCCGACGACTCTGGCGTCGTATCGCCGAAGGCGGGCGGACAGGCGGCGGCACCGCGGTGCTCGCAGCCGACGGACTCGACGACCTCGACGACTACTTCATCCAGTCGCTGCCTGCACTCATCGCGGCGGCGGTCGTGCCGCTGCTCGTCGGCGTGCGGATCCTCGGCGCCGACTGGCTCAGCGCCCTGATCATCGTGATCACCGTGCCGCTCGTGCCGCTGTTCATGATCCTGATCGGCAAGCACACGCAGCAGCGCACCGACGCGGCGCTCACCGCGCTCACCCGCCTCGCCGACCACCTCACCGAGCTCGCCCGCGGACTGCCCGTGCTCGTCGGTCTCGGACGGGTCGACGAGCAGACCCGCGCGCTCGACGGCATCCAGCGCCGCTATCGGGCCCGCACAGAGGAGACGCTGCGCTGGGCGTTCCTGTCGGCACTGGCCCTCGAGCTCATCGCGACCATCTCGGTCGCGGTCGTGGCCGTCTTCCTCGGTCTGCGGCTGCTGAACGGCACGATGACGCTGGAGCCCGCTCTCATAGCGCTCATCCTGGCACCCGAGTGCTTCACCGCCCTGCGCGAGGTCGGCACCGCCTTCCACGCCTCGCAGGACGGACTCTCCGCCCTCGAGCGCGCGAAGAGAATCGTCGACGAACCGGCACGTCGTGACGCCAGAGCCGAGACGGGCGGTCCGATGCGCATCGACGCGCTGAGCGTGGCCTATCCGGGTCGCCGGATGCCCGCGCTGCGCGCCGTGACGGGCGACCTCGCCGGCATCACAGCCGTCACGGGACGCAGCGGGGCCGGCAAGTCGACGCTGCTCGGCGCGCTCTCCGGCGTGCTTCCGGCCGACGCCGAGATCGCGGGTGCGGTTCGCGGAGTGGATGCGGATGCCGTGGCCTGGGCTCCCCAGGCGCCGCGCATGTTCGCCGCGACACCCCGGGAGGAGCTCGCGCTGTACGGCACCGGAACGGACGCGCTGGACGAGCTGGGTCTCGGGGGGCTGGCCGACGCGGCGACCGCCGAACTGAGCCCAGGAGAGCTGCGACGTCTGGCGGTCGCGCGGGCGCTCGCACGCGTGGACGCGGGAGCCCGGCTGCTCGTGCTCGACGAGCCGACGGCCCACCTCGACCGCGTGGCTGCTCGACTGGTGCGCGACGCGGTGCTGCGCCGCGCCGATCGCTGCGCGATCGTGCTCGCCACTCACGAACCCGAGACGCTCGCCCTCGCCGACCGCGTCATCTCGGTCGACACGCCGGCCGGTGACGCGCGCGCCGCCGGTGTCCCTGCTGGCGGGCTTCCGGCTGGCGAAGATCGGCCGGGAATCGAGGGTGACGCCGATCTTGAAGGGCGGACCGAACCAGGGCATCCTGCAGGATCGTCTCCGGCCTTCGGAGGTGAGCCGCGCTCGCGACGCACGCTGACCCTCGCAGGCCTGCTGCGCCCGCACGCCTGGCTCTGGGCCGGTTCCACTGCTCTGTCGGCGCTCGCTGCCGGTCTCGCCGTCGCGCTCACCGCGGTGTCGGGCTGGCTGATCGTGCGCGCCAGCGTCGAGGAGTACATCATGTACCTGCTCGTCGCGATCGTCGGCGTGCGCGCGTTCGGCATCGGCCGGGCGGCCGGACGGTACGCCGATCGCCTTGTCACGCACCGGGCCACGTTCCTCGTCGTCGATGCGCTGCGCCTTCGCCTGTGGCGTGCCATCGCCGCCCGCGGAGCGGGCTCCCGACGTCTGCTCGAGGGCGGTGCCCCGCTCGACTACCTCGTCACCCTCGCCGATGATCTTCGCGATCAGCTGCCGCGCGTCGTGCCGCCGATCGGCGCCGGTGTGCTGGTCGTCGCAGGCACCATCATCACTGCCGCATTCGTCACCCCGCACATCGTCGTCCTCATCGCCGCGACGCTCGTCGCAGCGGTCGCGCTCGCGACCATCCTGGCCATCGTCAGCGAGCGCGACGCCTCAGCCGACCGTGTCGAGGCCCGGTCGGCCATCGTGCGCGGGACCGCGGCCCTCGCCTCCGCCGCCGACGACCTGCGGAGCAACGGAGTCGCCGGTGACGCTCTCGGAGCACTCGACCGGCACGCCATGGGGCTGGCCGCCGCCGAGCGGCGCGCGGCGTGGTCGGCAGGCCTCGGTGCAGCCGTGATCACCGTCTCGACGACCCTGCTCGCGGTGCTCGTCCCCGTGCTGTCGCCCGGCCTGCCGGCCGAGTCCGCGTCGGTCGTCGCACTGCTGTCGCTGGCCCTGCTCGAGCCGCTCGCCGCACTCGTCGGCGCCGTGCACCGCCTGCCGGCGCTGCGTGCGCTGCTGCAGCGCCTCGACACAGTGCTGCGTCCGTCACCGGCACCGCAGTGGGGCCAGGCGCGTCCGGATGCCCTGATCCGACTCACGCTCGACAGGGTGACGATCCGGTATCCGGGGGCCCCGCGCCCGGCGGTCGAAGACGTCACCGCCGAGGTCAGGAGGGGCGGGTGGCTCGTGCTCGACGGCCCGTCCGGCTCAGGCAAGTCGACGCTGCTCTCGGCGATGATGGGCGCTCTTCCCGTGGCATCCGGGGCCATCCTCGCCGACGGACGGCCGCTCACGACCTTGGACGAGCGCGCCTGGCGTGATCGAGTCGCCTGGTGCCCACAGGACGCCTACGTCTTCGATTCGACGCTGCGCGGCAATCTGCTGCTCGCGCGCGCTCGCGACGACGCCCCGGACGACGACGTACTGCGCGCCGCGCTCGCGCAGGCGGGGCTAACCGACCTGCTGCACGAGCTCGGCGACGACCTCGGCGCGCGGGTCGGCCCTGGCGGATCCGCCCTGTCCGGGGGTGAGCGTCAGCGTCTCGCCGTCGCTCGGGCGCTGCTCACCCGGGCCGAGATCGTCCTGCTCGACGAGCCCACCGCGCACCTCGACCAGCCGACCGCCGCAGCCATGATGGCCGACATCCGCGAGGCGACCGCCGATCGGATCGTCGTGCTCGTCTCGCATCGCCGGGCGGACAGGCGGGGCGACGACGAGCTGGTGCATCTCGGCAGCTCCGCTGTCGCGGCTGCGGGCGACCGCACATCCGCATGAGCCGATCCGCGCGGCTCATCGAGAACAGGCGAACATCCGAGAACAGGCGAACATCCGAGAACAGGACGGATTCCGGCTGAACGTCCTGTTCTCGCGTGATGGCCTGTGTCGGCGCGCTGCCTGTGGCGCAGTCAACCGGCGAGCCGGCGGAACCGGTCGCTCACGCGCGTCGACCCGGAGACAGGCTGATCGGCACCGGGCACCCCGCTCGCGCCGACCTGCAGGATCGCCCTCGCCAGCACCTCGTCGCGCACCTCGCGCCGGGCGTGGTCGTCGGCGAGCATCTCGACGAGGGCTGCGACCTCGACCTCGGCCCGTGCTGCGATCGGGAACCACGGCAGGGCGGAGCGCCATGCGCGGAAGGCGAGCAGCAGCAGGTCATGACGCTGCTCGACGTGCGCCCGCTCATGTGCGATCACCGCGACCAGCTCGTCGGGGTCGAGGCGATCGAGAAGCCCCTGCGAGAGCACGGTCACCGAACGCGGTCCGTTCGGCAGGCAGTAGGCCATCGGCACGGCGTCGTCGATGACGCGGGTGCGGGCGCGGGTGGGATGCGGTGAGGTGAGCATCTCGAGCAGAGCGAGGTGGCGGTGGCGCTGCCTCGTCACCTGCACGATCGTGACGCCCAGATGGGTGAGCAGGTAGACCGTGAAAAGCACAGCGGGGACGGGCGCGAGCCACGGATGCCCGGGGAGGGTGGCGTACCCGGTCAGGGCGAGAGCACCGATCATCGACAGCCCGCCGGCGAGGCCGATGGCCTGCCACAGCAGCAGGGCCATCACGGGAGCGCGCATCGGCCATGAGGCGCGCGACAGTGCGACGGGGGCCGGCCAGGCGAGGCCGATGGCGATCAGCCCCAAGGCGACCGCGCCGAAGATGACGACCCCGTGCGGGATCACCAGAGCGCCGTTCTGCGCGGCGGCGGACACGGCGCTCAGCATGGCACGGCATTCAGCATGGTTCGGCGCTCAGCATCGCTCGGCGTTCGGCATGGGGTGGACGGTCAGCCGGATCGGCCGAGCAGCTGTCGCAGCACGGCCGCGTCCTCGGCGGAGACTCCGCCGACGAAGCGCTCAAGCACGGCCGTGCGGTCGCCCGCATCGCCGAGCACCGAGTGCATCAGCTCGGCGACGTGATCGGCGCGGGAGGCGACCGCGCTGTAGCGGTGCGGGCGGGCGGAGCGGTCCGAGGCGACGAAGCCCTTCTTCTCGAGACGCGAGAGCACGGTCAGCAGCGTGGTCACCGCAAGGGCTCGGCCCGCTGCCTCCAGCTGCGACTGCACGTCGTACGCGCTGAGGGCGTCGTCGGCGTCCCAGATGGCGTCCATCACGGCCCGTTCCAGTTCTCCGAGCGTTCCCATGCGAGCTTCCTCCTTCGCCGAGATTTTGTCCGGCCCTTCGATTCTACTCTCTGTCGAATTTGTTCTATCGTGTGTCGAAGAAGTTCTACGAGGCGTAGAATTGCTGTGGCGGACGACCGCCGCCCCTTCGCGAACGGAGATACCCGTGGACGTTCTCGACATCGCCCGCTGGCAGTTCGGCATCACGACCGTCTACCACTTCCTCATGGTGCCGCTCACGATCGGCCTCGGCATGATGGTCGCGATCATGCAGACCCGCTGGGTGCGCACAGGAGATGCGAAGTTCCTGCGCATGACGAAGTTCTGGGGCAAGGTGTACCTGATCAACTTCATCGTCGGCGTCGCCACCGGTCTCGTGCAGGAGTTCCAGTTCGGCATGGCGTGGAGCGAGTACTCCCGCTTCGTCGGTGACGTCTTCGGCGCCCCGCTCGCGATGGAGGGACTTCTCGCGTTCTTCGTCGAATCGACGTTCCTCGGCATCTGGATCTTCGGCTGGGGGCGCCTGCGCAAGGGACTGCACCTCGCGGCGCTGTGGTGCGCGGTGATCGGGTCGTGGATCTCCGCCTTCTTCATCATCGTCGCCAACTCCTGGATGCAGCACCCCGTCGGCGTCGAGCTCGGCGCAGACGGCCGGCCCGTGATGACGGACGTGTGGGCCGTGCTCACTAACAACACGGCGATCGCCGCGTACATCCACACGATCTTCGGCGCGCTGGTGGTCGCCGGGATGTTCCTGCTCGGCATCTCCTGGTATCACCTGTGGCGTCGCCGCCACGACGGCATCGACACGGTCGACGAGTCCGGTCGCGTGATCGTGGGAGAGACGGATGCCGCGCCAGGGCGCGACCGCACCGACCACGGCGTGTGGCTGTGGTCGCTGCGCTTCGGCGCGGTCGTCGCCATCCTCGGATTCGCAGGCACCGTGGCATCCGGTGACATCCAGGGCAAGCTGATGTACGAGCAGCAGCCGATGAAGATGGCGGCCGCCGAAGCCGCCTGCCACACCGGCTCCGCGTTCTCGGTGCTGTCGCTCGGCGACCCCGGCTCGCGCAACTGCGAAGACGTCATCACGCTCATCGAGGTGCCCGGCGTTCTCGGATTCCTCGGAACGGGGAGTGGGGAGCCGAGATGCCCGGCATCAGCGACCTCGAGCCCCAGTACGTCGACCAGTACGGCAAGACCATCCCCGACGACGCCCTGTACGGCGACCTCGCCGGCACCGACGTGCAGTACGTGCCGGTGATGTGGGTCACCTATTGGGGCTTCCGGCTGATGATCGGCCTGGGCGGCGTGGTCGCGTTCGGGGCGTGGTCGCACTGTGGCTGACACGGAAGGGCACAGTGCCCGCATCGCCGTGGATCATGCGCCTCGCACTGCTGGGGATCGTCGCCCCGTTCGCGGCGAACATCGCGGGCTGGATCTTCACCGAGCTCGGTCGCCAGCCCTTCGTCGTGGCCCCCAACCCCGATGCCACCGGCGTCGACGGCGTGTTCATGTACACCGCGGCAGCCGTGTCGCCCGGAGTGACCGCGGGAGAGCTGCTGTTCTCGGTCATCACCCTGAGCGCCGTGTACGGGGTGATGCTCGTGATCGAGCTCTATCTGATGGTGAAGTACGCGCGCGGCGGGGTCGCGGCCTCCATGCCCGAGCTCGCCGCATCGGGGCATCCCGACGGCGACGCCGACGACGACAACGACCGACCCGACACACGCGACGACGTGCTCGCGTTCGCCTACTGACCGGCTCGAGAGGACTGAGCAATGGAACCGCTTCCCGTCGTCTGGTTCATCGCCATCGCCGTGCTGTGGACCGGCTACCTGCTGCTGGAGGGCTTCGACCTCGGCGTGGGCATGCACATGGTGTTCTCCACCCGTTCCGAGCGTGACCGCCGCGTCATGCTCAACACGATCGGCCCCGTGTGGGACGGCAACGAGGTGTGGCTGATCACCGCGGGGGCGGCGATGTTCGCCGCGTTCCCGGCCTGGTACGCATCGCTGTTCTCGACGCTCTACGTGCCGCTGACGATCACGCTCGTCGGTCTCATCGTGCGCGCCGTCGGCATCGAGTATCGAGGCAAGATCCACACCGAGCGCTGGCGCACCTTCTGGACCTGGATGATCGGCCTCGGCTCGCTCGTCGTCGCATTCTGCGTCGGCGCCGCGCTGGCGCTGACCTCGACCGGGCTGCCGATCGACGCGAACGGCGACCGCGTCGGCGGTCCGTTCGTCTGGCTCACTCTGCCCGCGGTGGTCGGAGGTCTCGCGGTCGTGGGGTTCGCGCTGCTGCACTCGGCGACCTTCCTCGGGCTCAAGGCCGACGGACCTGTGCGCGAGCGGGCGGGGCGGTTCGCCGCACGCTGGGTGCCCGTCTGCCTGGCGCCGGCGGCGGCCTGGGCGATCTGGGTGCAGCTGGCCCACGGCGGCAGCGTGCTCGCATGGACGCTCATCGCGTTCGCGGTTGTCGCCGCAGCGCTCGGCTGGGCGGCGGCACGACGCCGGCACGAGGGACGGGCCTTCATCGGCTTCGCCGGCTTCGGGCTGTTCGGGGCGGCGGCGATCTTCGCCGGCATGTTCCCGCTGCTGCTTCCGTCGACGGTGGATGCCGCCTTCGACCTCACGGTGTGGAACTCGGCCAACGGACCATACACACTCGGCGTCATGACCGTGGTCGCCGCCGTCTCGCTGCCGGTCATCCTGCTCTACCAGGCGTGGAGCTACTGGATCTTCCGCAAGAGGGTGACCCCCGGCATGATCCCCGAGGTGCACATCGTGCTGCCTGCGGTGCTGCGCGCCCGCTGACCCGCTCCTCGCCGCTCCCAACGCGGAACGCGCCGGAGTCGTCAGACCGGATGCCCTGCCAGCGGCGAGTCGCCGGTCGACACGCCGGTCCGCGACACGATCGTCTGAGGTTCCCGACAGTCCTCGGGCGCCGCGAGCGCGCCCGGGGCTAGTCTGGCCGCATGATGTACGAGCACCTCGGGGCTCGGCCCCGCATCCACGACACCGCCGTCGTGGCGCCGACAGCAGTGATCTCGGGCGACGTCGAGATCGGCCCGCACTGCCAGGTGCTGCACGGAGCCGTGATCACGGCAGAGGGCGGGCCGATCACGCTCGGCGAGCATGTCATCGTGATGGAGAACGCGCTGATCCGCGCGACCGCCGCGAATGCCGTGCACATCGGCGACCACACCCTGGTGGGCACGCTGGCCAGCATCGCAGGCGCGACCGTCGGGGAGGAGGTCTTCCTGGCATCCGGAGCTCGCGTCTTCAACGGTGCCCTGATCGGACCTCGCTGCGAGGTGCGCGTCAACGCGATCGTCCAGCGCCGGGCGGTGCTGCCCGAGGGCAGCGTCGTGCCGATCGGCTGGGTCGCCGTCGGCGACCCGGTGCGCCTGCTCTCGCCCGACCAGGCCGACGAGATCTCCGCCGCGATGCCCGACCTCGACTTCCCCGGTCATGTCTTCGGCGTCGACCGCGACACCCCCGACCTGATGGTGCAGCTCACCGAGCGGTACGCCAGCTCACTGGCACGGCACGCCGACGATCACCGCGTCTGACCGGCGCCCCCGGAAAGCGAGAAACCACTCCCTGCGTGACACGGGCGCTCTCGCGCGGTGTCTCGTGCAGGAAGTGGTTCCTCAGCGGAGGGTGAGCAGGCGTCAGATGACGCCCTGGGCGAGCATCGCGTCGGCGACCCGCTCGAAGCCGGCGATGTTGGCGCCCGCGACGTAGTCCCCGGGGGTGCCGTAGCGCTCGGCGGCGCGGAACGACGCGTCGTGGATGTCGGCCATGATGTCGCGCAGCTTCTGCTCGCTGTTCGCGAAGTTCCAGCGCTGGCGCGATGCGTTCTGGCTCATCTCGAGGGCCGAGGTCGCCACGCCGCCGGCATTCGCCGCCTTGCCGGGCGCGAACAGCACCTCGGAGTCCTGGAACGCGCCGACCGCCTCGGGCGTGGAGGGCATGTTGGCGCCCTCCGCGACGGCACGGACGCCATTGGCGATGAGCATGCGGGCCGAGTCCTCGTCGAGCTCGTTCTGGGTGGCGGAGGGGACGGCGATGTCGACCGGAGTCTCCCAGACGTTGCCGCCCTCGACGAAGCGGGCGCCAGGGCGCCGGTTCGCGTACTCCACGATGCGGCCGCGCTCGACCTCCTTGATCTGGCGCAGCAGGCCGAGGTCGATCCCGGCGTCGTCGACGACGTAGCCGGACGAGTCGGATGCCGTGACAGCGCGCGCCCCGAGCTGGGTGGCCTTCTCGATGGCGTAGAT
It encodes:
- the cydB gene encoding cytochrome d ubiquinol oxidase subunit II, translating into MEPLPVVWFIAIAVLWTGYLLLEGFDLGVGMHMVFSTRSERDRRVMLNTIGPVWDGNEVWLITAGAAMFAAFPAWYASLFSTLYVPLTITLVGLIVRAVGIEYRGKIHTERWRTFWTWMIGLGSLVVAFCVGAALALTSTGLPIDANGDRVGGPFVWLTLPAVVGGLAVVGFALLHSATFLGLKADGPVRERAGRFAARWVPVCLAPAAAWAIWVQLAHGGSVLAWTLIAFAVVAAALGWAAARRRHEGRAFIGFAGFGLFGAAAIFAGMFPLLLPSTVDAAFDLTVWNSANGPYTLGVMTVVAAVSLPVILLYQAWSYWIFRKRVTPGMIPEVHIVLPAVLRAR
- a CDS encoding gamma carbonic anhydrase family protein gives rise to the protein MMYEHLGARPRIHDTAVVAPTAVISGDVEIGPHCQVLHGAVITAEGGPITLGEHVIVMENALIRATAANAVHIGDHTLVGTLASIAGATVGEEVFLASGARVFNGALIGPRCEVRVNAIVQRRAVLPEGSVVPIGWVAVGDPVRLLSPDQADEISAAMPDLDFPGHVFGVDRDTPDLMVQLTERYASSLARHADDHRV